The Agrococcus carbonis sequence CAGCAGCGTGCTCTTGCCGCAGCCGGAGGGGCCGATGAGCGAGACGAACGAGCCGGGCTGGATGTCGAGGTCGATGTCCTGCAGCGCGTGCACGGGGCCGCTCGCGGTGTCGAAGGTCTTGCTGACGCCGCGCAGCGAGATGGCGGGGGCCTGGGTGGGCGCGTCGGCCCGGTCGGTGATGGTCATTGGGTCCTCCTGCGAAGCACGAGCGATTCGGCGATGGCGATGATCTGGACGAAGACGACGCCCGCGAGCGACGCGATGAGCACGGCGGCGAAGAGCTTCTCCGGGCCGGTCGAGTAGAAGTAGGCGGCCGAGAGGATGGCGCGGCCGATGCCGAGCCCCGTGCCGGCCGAGAGCTCGCCCACGATCGCGCCGATCACGCTCGCGATCGCCGCGAGCCGCAGGCCGCTGAACAGCGACGGGATGGCCGAGGGGATGCGCACCCAGACGAGGGTCTGGAAGCGCGAGGCGTTGAGGGAGCGCATGAGCTCGATGTGGATCGGGTCGGCCGAGTTCAGGCCGCGCAGCGTGTTGACGGTGACGGGGAAGAACGACAGGTAGGCCGAGATGATCGTGACCGCGATCCAGCTCGGCAGGCCCAGCCCGCCGACCCAGATGACGATGATCGGCGCGAGCGCCACGAGCGGGATCGTCTGCGAGACGACGAGCCACGGCATCACCCCGCGCGAGACGATCGGCAGCTCGCGCAGCCCGATCGCGAGCAGCACGCCGAGGGCGCTGCCGAGCACGAGGCCGTAGGCGGCCTCCCGCAGCGTCACGCTCGTCTCGACGAGCAGGTAGGCGAGCAGCGTCTGGTCGGTCGCGGTCGACGCCGGCGCGCCGAGCGCGCCGAATATCGTCCACAGGTGCGGCATCGCCATGTCGTTCGAGGCGATCGGCAGCGGCACATCGGTGAACGGGATCATGCCCCCGGTCGCGGCGCCGAGCAGCTTGTAGCCCTCCCAGAGCGCAGCGGCCGCGACCACGAGGCCGATCGTGATGACGGCGTACTGCCAGGCGCTCGAGCGCTGCTTGCGGCGCGGTGGCGGCACC is a genomic window containing:
- a CDS encoding ABC transporter permease, whose translation is MPPPRRKQRSSAWQYAVITIGLVVAAAALWEGYKLLGAATGGMIPFTDVPLPIASNDMAMPHLWTIFGALGAPASTATDQTLLAYLLVETSVTLREAAYGLVLGSALGVLLAIGLRELPIVSRGVMPWLVVSQTIPLVALAPIIVIWVGGLGLPSWIAVTIISAYLSFFPVTVNTLRGLNSADPIHIELMRSLNASRFQTLVWVRIPSAIPSLFSGLRLAAIASVIGAIVGELSAGTGLGIGRAILSAAYFYSTGPEKLFAAVLIASLAGVVFVQIIAIAESLVLRRRTQ